GCAGGAACTGGCCGCGCAGGGCGGGATCGCCCCAATCCTTCGAACTCATGACACCACCCACGCTGCTTGCACCCGTGCTCAGTCCTGCCCGCCGCCCGCCACCGGGCGCTGGTCGACACCCACCGCCAGGAACTGGGTCTGGCCCTGGTAACCGTCCCGCTCCAGCCGCCGCCGCAGCCCGGCCAGGCGGGGCCGCAGCTCGCCCAGTCCCGGGCGGGCCAGCTGGGCCTCCAGTTTGTCCATCGTCTCCACCACGGCGGAGGGCGCCCGCTCCTCCGCCCGCGGCGGAGGCCAGCAGATCCAGCGCCAGTCCAGATCCAGGTCCGCCAAAAGGGCGCGCAGCTCCCGCAGGCGCAGGGTGGGGCGGTGCCAGAGCCCCCGTCGCCGGTCCAGGGCGGCGGCCAGATGGTGCAGGTCGCGGTGGACGCGTTGGGCCGCGCCCAGCCCGTCGGCCAGGGGTTCGCTCAGGATCAGGCGGCCGCCCGGTTTCAGCAGGGCGGCGGCGGCGGCCAGCGCCCGGCCCGGAGCGGGCAGGTGATGGAGGGAATAGGAGCAGGCCACCGTGTCCAGGCTGCCCGGCCGGAGGGGCGGGCGGGCGGCGTCGGCCTTGAGGGGCAGCGGTTGCGGTTGCACCTGGACCCGGCACTCCGCCAGCTGTCCCCGGTCCCGGTCCAGGGCCAGCCAGGCCCGTGCCCGGCCCAGGGCGGCCAGGCGTCCCAGGAATGCGCCGCGGCCGCTGGCCAGGTCCAGGCAGCAACCCCATTCGCGACCGTCCAGGAGGCTGGCCAGCGGATCATGGCCGGGCTCAGCCGCCATATTCCTCCGCGTAGTCGGCCATGGCCGCCTCGACCACGCGCAGGGCCTGGTCCACGTCGTAGATCTGCTCCACGGAGATGTCGGACTCCTTGCCGGGAATGAGCTTGTAGGTGGCGAAGTAGTGGCGCAGGCGCTCGATCAGCACCTGGGGGACATCGGCCAGGGTCTCCGCCCCGCCCCAGATGTTGTCGTTGGCCAGCACGGCCACGATCTTGTCATCCGCCTCGCCCCCGTCCACCATCTGGATGCCGCCCACCACCTTGGCCTGCAGGATGACCTCGCTGCGGTTGACCGGACGCTCGCTGATCACGCAGATGTCGAGGGGATCGCCGTCCCCCCGGGAGGCAAGCGGCGAAAGGGCCCCCACCCGGCGACCGCAGTAGGTGCGCGGGATGAAGCCGTAGAGCGCCGGCGGCTGCGAGGACGTGCGCTGGGGGCGGTCCACGCGCAGGTAGCCCGTCGCCTTGTCCACCTCGTACTTGACCAGATCGAAGGGCGTGATCTCGATGT
The bacterium DNA segment above includes these coding regions:
- a CDS encoding class I SAM-dependent methyltransferase — encoded protein: MAAEPGHDPLASLLDGREWGCCLDLASGRGAFLGRLAALGRARAWLALDRDRGQLAECRVQVQPQPLPLKADAARPPLRPGSLDTVACSYSLHHLPAPGRALAAAAALLKPGGRLILSEPLADGLGAAQRVHRDLHHLAAALDRRRGLWHRPTLRLRELRALLADLDLDWRWICWPPPRAEERAPSAVVETMDKLEAQLARPGLGELRPRLAGLRRRLERDGYQGQTQFLAVGVDQRPVAGGGQD
- a CDS encoding inorganic pyrophosphatase, which encodes MKFPPPFYRWRPHPWHGLEVGPDPPRRLNAYIEITPFDLVKYEVDKATGYLRVDRPQRTSSQPPALYGFIPRTYCGRRVGALSPLASRGDGDPLDICVISERPVNRSEVILQAKVVGGIQMVDGGEADDKIVAVLANDNIWGGAETLADVPQVLIERLRHYFATYKLIPGKESDISVEQIYDVDQALRVVEAAMADYAEEYGG